One segment of Scyliorhinus torazame isolate Kashiwa2021f chromosome 14, sScyTor2.1, whole genome shotgun sequence DNA contains the following:
- the LOC140389333 gene encoding uncharacterized protein gives MGKTYQVFVVGLKGEKLTVDISQTEGEFNAMTIVGFKEKLLQKLPGHASAADDLRLLFANVQLEDGKKFSDYQIKDKSTILMVLRLPGGMEQ, from the exons ATGGGGAAAACCTATCAGGTGTTTGTGGTGGGGCTAAAAGGAGAGAAGCTCACTGTTGATATTTCccaaacagagggagaatttaacGCGATGACGATCGTCGGGTTCAAGGAAAAACTGCTGCAGAAACTGCCCGGACATGCAA GCGCCGCAGATGACCTCCGCCTTCTTTTTGCCAACGTGCAGTTGGAGGATGGAAAGAAATTCTCTGATTACCAGATCAAGGACAAATCAACCATTCTGATGGTGCTACGTCTGCCTGGAGGAATGGAACAGTGA